A region of bacterium DNA encodes the following proteins:
- a CDS encoding DegQ family serine endoprotease: MSTLKKNPLAALALLAIGLAVGLTLQGVPGGSTATAAPELIAAQAAAATAAPAGELRSYADVAALTMPAVVNIATDKPADAGFQHPFMDDPTFRRFFNMPDDENHGGQERVERSMGSGIVISSDGYILTNNHVVENATKIKVTFEGDREYEAKVIGTDPPTDVALLKIDAHGLPVIEAADSSKLRIGDQVMAIGNPFGVGQTITMGIVSAMGRNIGLTDYADFIQTDASINPGNSGGALVNMAGKLVGMNSAILSRSGGSMGIGFAIPAGMAMKVVGSLKSDGEVKRAYLGVLPQAVDQSMADYYGMERPRGVLVAQVNDDTPAAAAGLKEGDIILSVDGRPINTPNALRNLISLSDVGHSANVHLLRDGKERDIAVKLGRLPETAVATNAPARPDNVEETTLAGVSVRPLNDRVRQMAGLDPDVKGLLVASVKATSNAAAEGLAEGDIIVEVNRMPVTSMDELQTALARTPDRPVFMRVYKPQARQSVFLAVPR; the protein is encoded by the coding sequence ATGTCCACCCTGAAGAAGAACCCCCTGGCCGCGCTCGCCCTGCTGGCGATCGGGCTGGCCGTGGGCCTGACCCTGCAGGGCGTGCCGGGCGGTTCGACCGCCACCGCCGCCCCTGAGCTGATTGCCGCCCAGGCTGCCGCCGCGACCGCCGCCCCGGCCGGCGAGCTGCGCTCGTACGCCGACGTGGCCGCCCTCACCATGCCCGCGGTGGTCAACATCGCCACCGACAAGCCGGCCGACGCCGGCTTCCAGCACCCGTTCATGGACGACCCCACGTTCCGGCGCTTCTTCAACATGCCGGACGACGAGAACCACGGCGGCCAGGAGCGCGTCGAGCGCTCGATGGGCTCGGGCATCGTCATCTCTTCCGACGGCTACATCCTGACCAACAACCACGTGGTGGAGAACGCCACCAAGATCAAGGTCACCTTCGAGGGCGACCGCGAGTACGAAGCCAAGGTCATCGGCACCGACCCGCCCACCGACGTAGCGCTGCTGAAGATCGACGCGCACGGCCTGCCCGTGATCGAGGCGGCCGACAGTTCCAAGCTGCGCATCGGCGACCAGGTGATGGCCATCGGCAACCCGTTCGGCGTGGGCCAGACCATCACCATGGGCATCGTCAGCGCGATGGGCCGCAACATCGGCCTGACCGACTACGCCGACTTCATCCAGACCGACGCCTCCATCAACCCGGGCAACTCGGGCGGCGCGCTGGTCAACATGGCGGGCAAGCTGGTCGGCATGAACTCGGCCATCCTCAGCCGCAGCGGCGGCAGCATGGGCATCGGCTTCGCGATCCCGGCCGGCATGGCGATGAAGGTCGTGGGCTCGCTGAAGAGCGACGGCGAGGTCAAGCGCGCCTACCTGGGCGTGCTGCCGCAGGCCGTGGACCAGTCGATGGCCGATTACTACGGCATGGAGAGGCCGCGCGGCGTGCTCGTGGCCCAGGTGAACGACGACACGCCGGCCGCGGCCGCGGGCCTGAAGGAAGGCGACATCATCCTGTCGGTGGACGGCCGCCCCATCAACACGCCCAACGCGCTGCGCAACCTGATCAGCCTCTCGGATGTCGGGCACAGCGCCAACGTGCACCTGCTGCGCGACGGCAAGGAACGCGACATCGCGGTGAAACTGGGCCGGCTGCCGGAAACCGCGGTCGCGACCAACGCGCCCGCTCGTCCGGACAATGTCGAGGAAACCACGCTGGCCGGCGTCTCGGTGCGGCCGCTGAACGACCGCGTGCGGCAGATGGCGGGACTGGACCCCGACGTGAAGGGCCTCCTGGTCGCGTCCGTCAAGGCGACCAGCAACGCCGCCGCCGAGGGGCTGGCCGAGGGCGACATCATCGTCGAGGTCAACCGCATGCCGGTCACCTCGATGGACGAGCTCCAGACCGCCCTCGCGCGCACGCCCGACCGGCCGGTGTTCATGCGGGTGTACAAGCCGCAGGCGAGGCAGAGCGTCTTCCTGGCGGTGCCGCGCTAG
- a CDS encoding phosphate/phosphite/phosphonate ABC transporter substrate-binding protein has translation MRKSMLVVMTFLLLCAVVLPGDARAEVKLGVLANRGAPECMKQWGATAAYLTTKIGDKVTIVPLKFEAVEPAIAGGQVDLVLANSAFYVELEKTQGVKAVLTMANLQDGKAMTQFGGVILVKASSPIKALADLKGKFMVTERSSFGGGQMAWRLLVENGIDPDKDCAEVMIGKKQDNVVLSVINGAADAGTVRSDVLESMAAAGTIKLADVRVLNQMKDSFPYLHSTPLYPEWPLAATAKADPAMVQKVVASLMALKPVDEAAKAAGINGWVAPLDYGPVRDCLKTIKYGAFADVQ, from the coding sequence ATGAGGAAATCGATGCTGGTCGTGATGACGTTCCTGCTCCTGTGCGCCGTCGTTCTGCCGGGCGATGCCCGCGCGGAAGTGAAGCTGGGCGTCCTGGCGAACCGCGGCGCTCCCGAGTGCATGAAGCAGTGGGGCGCGACCGCAGCCTATCTGACGACGAAGATCGGCGACAAGGTGACCATCGTCCCGCTGAAGTTCGAGGCTGTCGAGCCCGCCATCGCCGGTGGCCAGGTGGACCTGGTGCTGGCCAATTCCGCCTTCTACGTGGAGCTGGAGAAGACGCAGGGCGTGAAGGCCGTGCTGACCATGGCCAACCTGCAGGACGGCAAGGCCATGACGCAGTTCGGCGGCGTCATCCTGGTCAAGGCCTCCAGCCCGATCAAGGCGCTGGCCGACCTCAAGGGCAAGTTCATGGTCACCGAGCGCTCGTCGTTCGGCGGCGGCCAGATGGCCTGGCGGCTTCTCGTCGAGAACGGCATCGACCCCGACAAGGACTGCGCCGAGGTCATGATCGGCAAGAAGCAGGACAACGTGGTGCTGTCGGTGATCAACGGCGCCGCCGACGCCGGCACGGTGCGCAGCGACGTGCTCGAGAGCATGGCGGCCGCCGGCACGATCAAGCTGGCCGATGTGCGCGTCCTGAACCAGATGAAGGACTCGTTCCCCTATCTCCATTCGACGCCGCTGTACCCGGAGTGGCCGCTGGCCGCCACGGCGAAGGCCGATCCGGCGATGGTCCAGAAGGTCGTCGCCTCCCTGATGGCCCTCAAGCCCGTCGATGAAGCAGCCAAGGCTGCCGGCATCAACGGCTGGGTTGCCCCGCTGGACTACGGTCCGGTGCGTGATTGCCTGAAGACGATCAAGTACGGCGCGTTCGCGGACGTGCAGTAG
- a CDS encoding ferredoxin, protein MADNTDKVAGNVDGQFYVDSNCIDCDLCRQTAPDNFQRNEDDGYTFVSKQPENDEETQACMDAMEECPVEAIGDDG, encoded by the coding sequence ATGGCTGACAATACCGACAAGGTCGCGGGGAACGTCGACGGCCAGTTCTACGTGGACAGCAACTGCATCGACTGCGACCTGTGTCGCCAGACCGCGCCGGACAACTTCCAGCGCAACGAGGACGACGGCTACACGTTCGTCTCCAAGCAGCCCGAAAATGACGAGGAAACCCAGGCGTGCATGGACGCCATGGAGGAATGCCCGGTCGAAGCCATCGGCGACGACGGCTGA
- a CDS encoding phosphohydrolase: protein MNQAVRDLWPELDWIQDEALREATARTWELALERSPLSAQDLQTIPFTLLVPGLKVSFMAHKRCVVHVARDAALKMNEFFGADLPVDLDVTIAGAILADVGKLLEYEVRDGKSVQSEMGRYVRHPFSGVGLAMEAGVPPRVCHIIAAHAGEGDMVKRTAEAYVVHHADFMTFEPFRTR from the coding sequence GTGAACCAGGCCGTACGTGACCTGTGGCCCGAGCTGGACTGGATCCAGGACGAGGCGCTGCGCGAAGCCACCGCCCGCACCTGGGAACTGGCCCTCGAGCGCAGCCCGCTGAGTGCCCAGGACCTGCAGACCATCCCCTTCACGCTGCTGGTGCCCGGCCTGAAGGTCAGCTTCATGGCGCACAAGCGCTGCGTGGTGCATGTGGCGCGCGACGCCGCCCTGAAGATGAACGAGTTCTTCGGCGCGGACCTGCCGGTCGACCTGGACGTGACCATCGCCGGGGCCATCCTGGCGGATGTGGGGAAGCTGCTGGAATACGAAGTCAGGGACGGCAAGTCGGTGCAGAGCGAGATGGGCCGCTACGTGCGCCATCCGTTCAGCGGCGTCGGGCTGGCCATGGAGGCCGGGGTGCCGCCGCGGGTCTGCCACATCATCGCCGCGCACGCCGGCGAGGGCGACATGGTCAAGCGGACGGCTGAGGCCTATGTCGTGCACCATGCCGATTTCATGACCTTCGAGCCGTTCCGGACCCGGTAG